In Dama dama isolate Ldn47 chromosome 9, ASM3311817v1, whole genome shotgun sequence, the following proteins share a genomic window:
- the LOC133062871 gene encoding olfactory receptor 2T3-like — translation MYSGSQNSQNQTSSDFILVGLFGETKHALLLYTVTFIFFLMALAGNALLIILVHLEPRLHTPMYFFISQLSLMDLMYISVTVPKMLVGQVTGDHTISPSGCGIQIFFYLTLAGAEFLLLSAMAYDRYAAICRPLHYPLLMNQRVCVCLVSGCWFLGMVDGFVVTPIAMNFPFCHSRKILSFFCEAPALLKLSCSDISLYKMIMYLCCVLMVLIPIVVISSSYSLILHLIHRMSSSESRRKAFATCSSHMIVVLLFFGATIYTYMLPDSYHTAEQDMMVSAFYTIITPVLNPLIYSLRNKDVTGALRSRVQSGLSLRKVVKRKA, via the coding sequence ATGTACTCAGGGAGTCAAAATTCACAGAATCAAACGTCAAGTGATTTCATCCTTGTGGGGCTTTTTGGTGAAACCAAACACGCCCTCCTCCTCTACACTGTGACCTTCATCTTCTTCCTGATGGCCCTAGCTGGGAACGCCCTCCTCATCATCCTCGTCCACCTGGAGCCCCGcctgcacacccccatgtacttcttcatcAGCCAGCTCTCCCTCATGGACCTCATGTACATATCTGTGACTGTGCCCAAGATGCTCGTGGGCCAGGTGACAGGAGATCATACAATTTCTCCCTCAGGTTGTGGGATCCAGATATTCTTCTATCTAACCCTCGCTGGAGCTGAGTTTCTCCTCCTGTCTGCCATGGCCTATGACAGATATGCTGCCATTTGCAGACCTCTCCATTATCCTCTGCTGATGAACCAGAGAGTCTGTGTATGCCTGGTGTCTGGATGCTGGTTCCTAGGAATGGTGGATGGTTTTGTGGTCACCCCCATAGCCATGAACTTCCCCTTTTGTCATTCCAGAAAAATCCTGAGTTTCTTCTGTGAGGCTCCTGCTCTGCTGAAATTGTCCTGTTCTGACATCTCTCTCTACAAGATGATCATGTACCTGTGCTGTGTTCTCATGGTTCTCATCCCCATTGTGGTCATCTCAAGCTCATACTCCCTCATCCTGCACCTCATCCACAGAATGAGTTCATCAGAGAGCCGCAGGAAAGCCTTTGCCACCTGCTCCTCCCACATGATTGTAGTGCTGCTCTTCTTTGGTGCCACCATCTACACCTACATGCTTCCCGATTCCTACCACACAGCTGAGCAGGACATGATGGTGTCAGCCTTTTATACCATCATCACCCCTGTGCTGAACCCCCTCATTTACAGCCTCCGGAATAAGGATGTCACAGGGGCTCTGAGGAGCAGGGTGCAGTCAGGGCTGAGCCTAAGGAAAGTTGTAAAGAGGAAAGCCTGA